A stretch of DNA from Micromonospora peucetia:
TCACCTCCCGGTCGCCGACCAGGACCCGGCCGGCGACCGGCGCGGCCAGTCCGCTCACCACCCGGGCGACGGCGGTGCCGAGGGGCGGGGCGGCGACCAGGCCGGCGCAGGCGCCAGCGGGGACGTCGAGGGTCACCGCGGCGGTGCCGGGCATGGCGACGAGTGCGCACAGTCGTAACGTGGCCATCACCTCCGGTGACCGGGCAGCGCCCCCAGGGTCGCACAATCCGCCGACAACCGGCGCCCCGCCACCGTCCCCTCTGGAGCGGGGAGCGGGGTTCAGGTCGGTGCCCGTCCACCGCTGCCGATCACGGCCGGATGCGGGGCATAGAGGGCGGCGAGAGCGGTGGCGGTGGCGGCGAGCCGGTCCCGCAGCGCGGCCGGGGCCAGCACCTCCACGTCCGCGCCGAGCCGCAGCAGGTCGCCGTGGGCGTGGGTGAGCGACTCGATCGGGACGACGGCGGTCACCCAGCCGACGTCGTCGGGCGGCCCGGCGGTGTCGTCCACGGCCGCCACCACCAGCTCGCTGGCGATCTCCCGGAGCCGGTCCCGACCCCGGGAAGAGAGCCGGATCGTGGCGACGTCACGGTGCAGGCCGGCCCTGAAGCGCACCACGTGCGCCCGCCACCAGGCGGGCAGGTCGAATCCCGCCGGGCGCGGGAACTCTTCGTCGAGGGTGGTCAGCGACAGGACCTGGTTGACCCGGTAGGTGGCGGGCCCGTCCCGCCCGGGCCGGCCGGCGACCGTGTACCACCGGCCTCCCTTCAGGACCAGTCCGTAGGGCTCCAGCACCCGGTCGACCTCCCCGGCCCAGCTGCGGTAGCGCACGGCGATCCGGCGCTGCCGCCAGACCGCCTCGGCCACCTCGGCGAGGTGCGGTGAGGCGTCGCCGTCGGCGTACCAGTTGGGGGTGTCCAGGTGGAAGCGCTCCTGGATCCGGGCCGCCCGGTCGGCCAGCGCGGGCGGCAGCGCGGCGTGCAGCTTGAGCTGGAGCGCGGCGACCGCCGCCCCGTAGCCCAGCTCGGCGGCGGGCCCGGGCAGCCCGGCGAGGAAGAGCCGCTCCGCCTCATGGGCGGTCAGCCCGGTCAGCCTCGTCCGCCAGCCGTCGACGAGCTGGTAGCCACCCGCGTGCCCGGACTCGCCGTAGAGCGGGATGCCGGCCGCGTGCAGCGACTCGACATCGCGGTAGACGGTGCGGGTGGACACCTCCAGCCGCTCGGCGAGCTGCGCGGCGGTCATCCGCCCGTGGGCCTGGAGCAGCATCAGGAGGGAGAGCAGTCGACTGGCACGCATTCCGCTGACAGTAGTTGTCAGTGAAGTGTCCCTACCGTCCCGGCATGGCTTTTCGCGACAAGGAACTTCGGGTGCCGGGACCTCTCACGGTCGCCGGCCGCAAGCTCAAGCGCTACCACGTGGACCAGCCGGAGCACCGGATCGAACCGGAGGTGGAGCGGGCCGCGTACGCCGTGCTGCCCCGCCTGCTGCCCACCCGCGACGGCGACGGCATGCCGGCGGCCGGCTGGGTGGTGCTGCACCGGGGCGCCGACACGGGGGCGTACCTGCTGGCGTACAGCTGGGTCTGGGACAACGTGGTGGAGGTGCGGATCGCGGCGGCCGGTCAGCCCGCCGTCGGCTGCCCGGACGACGACCCGGCCCGCTTCGTGGACCTGGACCGCTCCTGGGCGGGCTGTGTCTGGGAGTTGGGGGTGCTGGAGCACGAGCGGGCCGCCTGGGCCCGGCACGTGCTGGCACCGGAGCGCCCGGACCTGACCGGCTGGATCGCCGACAGCCGCGCCGAGGGGCCGGTGGGGCGCTGATGGGCGACTTCGACTTCCTTGTCGGCACCTGGAACGTGGCCAACCGGCGTCTGCGCGAGCGGCACGTCGGCGGCGACGACTGGGACGAGTTCCCCGGGGTCTCCGTGGCCCGGAGCTTCTTCGGCGGTGCCGGCAGCTTCGACGAGATCACCTTCCCCACCCGCGGTTTCTCCGGCGCGACCATGCGGATCTTCGACCCGGCGGCGGGCACCTGGTCCATCTACTGGATGAACAGCCGGCGCGGGATGTTGGAGCTGCCGCCGGTGGTCGGCCGGTTCGCCGCAGGAGTGGGAACGTTTCTCGCCGACGACGTCGACGAGGGGCGCCCGGTGCGGTGCCGGTTCGTCTGGTCCGCGGTCACCCCGACCTCCTGCCGCTGGGAGCAGGCGTTCTCCACCGACGGCGAGCGCACCTGGGAGACCAACTGGGTCATGGAGTTCACCCGGGCGCCGACCGGCTGACCGGCTCGCGGCCCTACCGGCTCGACTCAGCGGGACGCCGAGCCGGGCCGGTGGGGGCATCTCCCAGCCCTGAGCGAGCCGGTTGCGCGAGCTGACCAACACCATCGGCGGACGTCGCGTTCCACCAGGCCATCGCCGCCCGCCGGTCGGTCAGCCGGCCGGGCGCGGTGGGAGCCCGAGTTGCTGGCAGGCCTCCCGGTACATCCGCACCACCTCCTGCCGGATCTGGACGCGCTCGGTCAGCCGGTGGGCGAACGGCACCCGCACCGGGACCTCGATGTCGTGCGCGGTGACGGCGAACTCCATCCCCTCGGCGTCCAGGCCGGTGGCCCGGGCGCGGGTCGCGGCCGGTTGCCCGCCGAGCGTGCGGCAGATGAGCAGCGAGTCCTCGGGGTGGTCGTCGTTCATGTGCCGGCAGACGGCGCCGACCACCTCGGGGGTGAACGGGGCGGTCACGCCGCCACCTCCGCGTCTCCGGCCGGAACGAACCGGGCCAGGTCGGCGAAGACCTCGGTGTTGTGCCGGTACGCCACGAGCACCTCGGCCCGCAGCGCGGCCCGTCCCTCCTCGTCGAGCGGGAGGTCGTCCAGCCTGGCCCGGTAGGCGTCCTTGTACGCCTTCGGGCTGGTGATCCGGTCGAACCGGTAGAACGCCGCGCCGGCGTCCCCGGCCAGCCCGTAGTGCCGGGCGACGGACCGGCCGATGTGCAGGCCGCCGGAGAGGTCGCCGAGGTAGCGGGTGTAGTGGTGGGCGATGAACTGTTCCGGCGAGCTGGCGCAGACCGCGCCGAGGCGCCCGGCGTAGGAGACCGTCGCCGGGCTCGGCTCGATCCGTCCGTGCCAGTCGGCCCCGAGCAGGAACTCCAGGTCCGCGGCGAGGGCCGGCAGTCGGGTCAGCGCGTCGTCGACGAACGGGCCGGCGACTGGGTCGTGGCGCATCGCCTCGGCGGCACCCTCCAGTGCCTCGTAGATCACGTGGTGCTGCATCACCAGCGCGGTGTAGCCCGCGCGGTCCAGGTCGCCGGCTACCAGGGCGGAAATGTAACGCTGGGACTCGGCGCCCTGGTGGGCCTCCTTGCTGGCGGCCCGCAGTTCGGCCGAGAACGGGGTGCTGGTCGGACTCATGTCTCCTCCAGGGTGACGGGGGGCCGGGCCGGTCGCCGCCGTCGCGGAACGACCAACGGTAGCCGGGTACGTGGGTGTGGCACGACCTCGACGTCGTGCCGGTAGACCTCGCTGAGCAGTGCTGCGGTGAAGACCTCCGCCGGCGGTCCGGCGGCACGCACCCGGCCGTCGGCGAGCAGGGTGACGGTGTCCGCGTACGCGCCGGCGAGGGTCAGGTCGTGCAGCACCG
This window harbors:
- a CDS encoding helix-turn-helix transcriptional regulator; the encoded protein is MRASRLLSLLMLLQAHGRMTAAQLAERLEVSTRTVYRDVESLHAAGIPLYGESGHAGGYQLVDGWRTRLTGLTAHEAERLFLAGLPGPAAELGYGAAVAALQLKLHAALPPALADRAARIQERFHLDTPNWYADGDASPHLAEVAEAVWRQRRIAVRYRSWAGEVDRVLEPYGLVLKGGRWYTVAGRPGRDGPATYRVNQVLSLTTLDEEFPRPAGFDLPAWWRAHVVRFRAGLHRDVATIRLSSRGRDRLREIASELVVAAVDDTAGPPDDVGWVTAVVPIESLTHAHGDLLRLGADVEVLAPAALRDRLAATATALAALYAPHPAVIGSGGRAPT
- a CDS encoding DUF2470 domain-containing protein; amino-acid sequence: MTAPFTPEVVGAVCRHMNDDHPEDSLLICRTLGGQPAATRARATGLDAEGMEFAVTAHDIEVPVRVPFAHRLTERVQIRQEVVRMYREACQQLGLPPRPAG
- a CDS encoding heme oxygenase (biliverdin-producing), with product MSPTSTPFSAELRAASKEAHQGAESQRYISALVAGDLDRAGYTALVMQHHVIYEALEGAAEAMRHDPVAGPFVDDALTRLPALAADLEFLLGADWHGRIEPSPATVSYAGRLGAVCASSPEQFIAHHYTRYLGDLSGGLHIGRSVARHYGLAGDAGAAFYRFDRITSPKAYKDAYRARLDDLPLDEEGRAALRAEVLVAYRHNTEVFADLARFVPAGDAEVAA